From the genome of Papaver somniferum cultivar HN1 chromosome 2, ASM357369v1, whole genome shotgun sequence, one region includes:
- the LOC113347281 gene encoding uncharacterized protein LOC113347281 isoform X1, with the protein MCIKLCMSLIIKLSLFWLGSSIPKQNSNLFFLMSTVKAGFIAFVCFLIAHFLTCLCTVDLGMFRASSRVLKFVRCRNGISMILLKSTSLALRPTLVGFLEDMSTDNICRCKVVPLMEVSQLLQLRSKDLQRSTYVIGREAKVWNCVLEKSEKMAGIERGSIRDIVLIQTLALQMDEILYDLCDHSVGLNCGKSETLFVPCIAIRDMLKKHI; encoded by the exons ATGTGTATCAAATTATGCATGTCCTTGATCATCAAACTATCCTTGTTTTGGCTTGGCTCTAGCATTCCCAAACAAAACTCCAACCTTTTTTTCTTAATGTCAACTGTGAAGGCTGGTTTTATTGCATTCGTATGTTTTTTAATTGCTCATTTCTTGACCTGTCTATGCACAGTTGATTTGGGCATGTTTAGAGCTTCGTCAAGGGTCCTAAAGTTTGTGCGTTGTCGCAATGGTATTTCCATGATCTTGCTCAAATCAACCTCCTTAGCTTTACGACCAACTCTGGTTGGTTTTCTTGAAGACATGTCAACAG ATAACATATGCAGATGTAAAGTAGTCCCACTAATGGAAGTATCACAATTACTGCAGCTGAGAAGCAAAGACCTGCAAAG GTCTACATATGTGATTGGAAGGGAAGCTAAGGTATGGAACTGTGTGCTTGAGAAGTCAGAAAAGATGGCAGGAATTGAGAGAGGAAGCATCAGAGATATTGTACTGATTCAGACTCTTGCCTTGCAAATGGATGAAATCCTCTATGATTTATGTGATCACTCAGTTGGGTTGAATTGTGGCAAGTCAGAAACTCTCTTTGTACCCTGCATAGCTATTAGAGATATGCTTAAAAAGCACATCTGA
- the LOC113347281 gene encoding uncharacterized protein LOC113347281 isoform X2 has translation MCIKLCMSLIIKLSLFWLGSSIPKQNSNLFFLMSTVKAGFIAFVCFLIAHFLTCLCTVDLGMFRASSRVLKFVRCRNGISMILLKSTSLALRPTLVGFLEDMSTDNICRCKVVPLMEVSQLLQLRSKDLQREAKVWNCVLEKSEKMAGIERGSIRDIVLIQTLALQMDEILYDLCDHSVGLNCGKSETLFVPCIAIRDMLKKHI, from the exons ATGTGTATCAAATTATGCATGTCCTTGATCATCAAACTATCCTTGTTTTGGCTTGGCTCTAGCATTCCCAAACAAAACTCCAACCTTTTTTTCTTAATGTCAACTGTGAAGGCTGGTTTTATTGCATTCGTATGTTTTTTAATTGCTCATTTCTTGACCTGTCTATGCACAGTTGATTTGGGCATGTTTAGAGCTTCGTCAAGGGTCCTAAAGTTTGTGCGTTGTCGCAATGGTATTTCCATGATCTTGCTCAAATCAACCTCCTTAGCTTTACGACCAACTCTGGTTGGTTTTCTTGAAGACATGTCAACAG ATAACATATGCAGATGTAAAGTAGTCCCACTAATGGAAGTATCACAATTACTGCAGCTGAGAAGCAAAGACCTGCAAAG GGAAGCTAAGGTATGGAACTGTGTGCTTGAGAAGTCAGAAAAGATGGCAGGAATTGAGAGAGGAAGCATCAGAGATATTGTACTGATTCAGACTCTTGCCTTGCAAATGGATGAAATCCTCTATGATTTATGTGATCACTCAGTTGGGTTGAATTGTGGCAAGTCAGAAACTCTCTTTGTACCCTGCATAGCTATTAGAGATATGCTTAAAAAGCACATCTGA